From a single Clostridiaceae bacterium genomic region:
- a CDS encoding helix-turn-helix transcriptional regulator, whose amino-acid sequence KRIEELCMERNLTINALSNISGVTQSTVNDIVKGTTYNAGIATIKKLCDGLGISIRDFFDSDLFTNLEQEVK is encoded by the coding sequence TTAAACGAATTGAAGAGTTGTGCATGGAAAGGAATTTAACCATTAACGCTCTTAGCAATATTTCAGGTGTTACACAATCTACTGTAAATGATATTGTAAAGGGTACGACATATAATGCGGGAATTGCTACCATAAAAAAATTGTGTGACGGGCTTGGTATAAGTATAAGGGATTTTTTTGACAGCGATCTTTTTACTAATCTAGAACAAGAGGTAAAATAA